Proteins co-encoded in one Papaver somniferum cultivar HN1 chromosome 5, ASM357369v1, whole genome shotgun sequence genomic window:
- the LOC113278349 gene encoding amino acid transporter AVT1H-like, whose amino-acid sequence MKETILSNGDVKQGFVQNSTGHNQRTKTEEVIVINGDNKDVNGKDLHVLEDDNRQIKANSSFLHTVLNMAGIIIGLGQLSIPYALQNGGWASAFLLVGFGVLCTYTAHLLGKCLKRNENARHYSDIGYHAFGNKGRTLTSTFIYLMVFMALVSYTISLCDNLNRIFADKHLQIPWLHLSTSQLLTVTAVLIALPSLWVRDLSTVSLLSTAGIFMTLLIFSTVVYTAIFSGAKSNREIAVLRLHNIPAISGLYVYCFNSHFVFPNIYKSMKDPSKFTKASIVSFALVTILYTSMAFMGAKLFGPEVKSQVTLSMPKHLIVTKIALWATVLTPMTKYAIQFAPVAMKLDHKLPSTISYRARFLLRGAIGSLLLLCVLVLALLVPFFQHVLGLAGSLISMSLSIIFPCSFYTKIFWSQISKPQLVLNVVIITFGVILGAFGTVQSSESLVQSLERRHAQ is encoded by the exons atgaaagaaactaTCTTATCGAATGGTGATGTTAAGCAAGGTTTCGTACAGAACTCAACTGGTCACAATCAAAGGACCAAAACTGAGGAAGTTATAGTGATTAATGGTGACAACAAGGATGTGAATGGCAAAGATTTACATGTCCTTGAAGATGATAATAGACAAATCAAGGCTAACAGTTCTTTTCTTCATACTGTTCTTAACATGGCCGGGATTATCATAG GACTTGGGCAACTGTCGATACCCTATGCTTTACAAAATGGTGGTTGGGCCTCTGCGTTCCTCCTTGTAGGGTTTGGTGTACTATGTACATACACCGCACATCTACTGGGGAAGTGTCTAAAAAGGAACGAAAATGCAAGACACTACTCAGATATTGGATATCATGCATTTGGGAACAAAGGGAGAACCTTAACTTCAACATTTATATACCTTATGGTCTTCATGGCCCTTGTTTCATACACCATCTCACTATGTGATAACTTGAATAGGATATTTGCTGATAAACACCTTCAAATTCCATGGCTTCATTTATCTACTTCTCAGCTTCTAACAGTTACCGCAGTCTTAATTGCCTTACCTAGCTTGTGGGTTAGAGACCTTTCTACTGTATCATTACTTTCCACTGCAGGTATTTTTATGACACTTCTTATCTTCTCGACTGTGGTATATACTGCCATATTCAGTGGTGCAAAAAGTAATCGAGAAATAGCTGTGCTTCGACTACACAACATTCCTGCAATATCGGGTCTTTATGTGTACTGTTTTAACAGCCATTTCGTTTTCCCTAACATCTACAAATCGATGAAGGATCCTTCAAAGTTCACAAAG GCATCTATTGTGAGCTTCGCCTTAGTAACAATCTTGTACACGTCCATGGCCTTCATGGGAGCAAAACTGTTCGGCCCCGAAGTAAAATCTCAGGTTACTCTTAGTATGCCTAAACATCTCATTGTTACTAAAATCGCATTATGGGCAACTGTACTGACGCCAATGACAAAGTACGCAATTCAGTTTGCACCTGTAGCAATGAAACTGGATCACAAACTTCCATCCACGATAAGTTACCGAGCAAGGTTTCTCCTTAGAGGTGCTATAGGTTCATTACTACTATTATGTGTCCTTGTTTTAGCTCTTTTAGTACCTTTCTTCCAACATGTTCTTGGCTTGGCTGGTTCCCTTATTAGTATGAGTCTTTCAATCATATTTCCTTGTTCCTTTTACACCAAAATTTTCTGGTCTCAGATATCAAAACCTCAGTTAGTTCTTAATGTAGTTATCATAACATTTGGCGTTATTTTGGGAGCATTTGGTACGGTACAATCCTCAGAGTCACTTGTACAAAGTCTAGAAAGAAGACATGCACAATGA
- the LOC113284019 gene encoding uncharacterized protein LOC113284019: MVTSFLMTTSSHPTCLRPQTTGNEQWMRIVSATKKRTQLKLSPDYYNRVAASGAIMCSATNKPTEIPRQWYNIVADLSVKPPPALHPETLQPVKPEDLSHLFPDELLKQDNSTERFIDIPEEVLDIYSLWRTTPLLRAKRLEKLLGTPARIYYKYEGVSPAGSHKPNTAIPQAFYHAQQGTKKLVTETGAGQWGSSLAFACNLFGLDCEIWQTRASYDGKPYRKLMMQTWGAKVHPSPSDKTNVGRSILQKDPSCPGSAAIASAEAVEICTENADTKYCMGSVLNHVVLHQTIIGEECIRQMEALGESPDVIIGCSGGGSNFAGLAFPYLREKLEGKINPIIRAVEPSACPSLTKGVYAYDSSDTTGLTPLMKMHTLGHDFIPDPVHAGGLRYHGMAPLVSHVYELGLMEAVAMPQLECFDGAIQFARSEGIIPAPESGHAIAEAIKEALHCKETGESKVILLLVSGHGHFDLKSFEKYLLGNMVNLSCTDETLRASLVGSNIPSGFELKC, translated from the exons ATGGTAACATCATTTTTGATGACAACTTCATCTCATCCTACTTGCCTGAGGCCTCAAACCACTG GTAATGAACAATGGATGAGAATAGTTTCAGCAACGAAAAAGCGGACTCAGTTGAAGCTTTCTCCTGACTATTACAATCGAGTAGCAGCTTCAGGAGCAATAATGTGTAGTGCTACTAATAAACCAACCGAGATCCCTCGTCAATGGTATAATATTGTTGCTGATCTTTCAGTTAAACCCCCTCCAGCCTTGCATCCGGAAACTCTACAACCAGTCAAGCCTGAAGATTTATCTCATCTATTCCCAGATGAATTGTTAAAGCAAGATAATAGTACCGAGAGATTTATTGATATCCCTGAGGAAGTTTTAGACATTTACAGTCTATGGCGGACAACCCCGTTACTCAG AGCCAAAAGATTGGAGAAACTTCTAGGTACACCTGCAAGGATATACTACAAATATGAAGGTGTGAGCCCTGCTGGTTCACACAAACCTAATACTGCAATCCCACAAGCATTTTATCATGCACAACAAGGAACCAAGAAACTTGTTACAGAAACCGGCGCTGGCCAATGGGGGAGTTCATTAGCGTTTGCCTGCAATTTATTCGGTCTCGATTGTGAA ATCTGGCAAACTCGAGCTTCTTATGATGGTAAACCCTATAGGAAACTGATGATGCAAACATGGGGTGCTAAAGTTCACCCATCTCCATCGGACAAAACTAATGTAGGTAGGTCTATCCTTCAGAAGGATCCATCCTGCCCAGGTAGTGCAGCAATAGCATCCGCCGAGGCTGTGGAAATTTGTACTGAAAATGCAGACACTAAGTACTGTATGGGGAGTGTTCTAAACCATGTAGTACTACACCAGACTATCATAGGAGAGGAGTGTATACGACAaatggaagcattaggagagagTCCTGACGTGATCATTGGTTGTTCTGGTGGAGGATCTAATTTTGCAGGGCTTGCATTTCCTTATCTCCGAGAGAAACTTGAAGGAAAAATCAACCCTATCATAAGGGCAGTTGAGCCTTCGGCATGTCCTTCGCTAACCAAAGGTGTATATGCTTATGATTCCAGCGATACAACAGGTTTGACACCATTGATGAAGATGCACACCCTTGGCCATGACTTCATTCCTGATCCAGTCCATGCTG GAGGTCTACGTTACCATGGTATGGCACCACTAGTTTCACATGTCTATGAACTAGGCCTGATGGAAGCTGTAGCAATGCCTCAGCTTGAATGCTTTGACG GAGCTATACAATTTGCCAGGTCAGAAGGTATTATACCAGCACCCGAATCAGGCCATGCAATAGCAGAGGCAATTAAGGAAGCGCTCCACTGTAAAGAGACTGGAGAATCAAAAGTTATATTGTTGCTTGTGTCTGGACATGGTCATTTTGATCTTAAATCTTTTGAGAAGTATTTGCTTGGAAATATGGTTAACTTGTCTTGTACAGATGAAACACTACGGGCATCACTGGTTGGTAGTAATATTCCATCAGGTTTTGAACTGAAGTGTTAA